The genomic interval TCTGTGCTGGGTCTTAAGATCCAGCCTTTTGAATCTCATTTATAACTGTTGCTTAGTAGCGGTGTACATATCTGTAGTTATAACTCTAAGGGTTACTATCATGTGGTGAGAGTAATGATTTTCTAAAAACCCTCCAGTAGCTATGTTTTCTACAAAGGAAAGATAGTTAATATATTGACACAAAATACCATTAAAAATAAGATTCTTTTATTATCGTGTTATACCAATAAAGTATATATTAATAAACAATGATATCTTAAAAAATTTAGATAATTATATAAAAAATTTCGGTATTTATGGTACAATTATAATGACCTATTTTAAGTAGAAATTTTTAAATGCTTAAGCATTCTTATATCATAATAAAAAGCTTTAGTTTTATTTTTTTAATATGATAACCATGTTATAATAATATGGTTATTAATAGATTTTGGGAGGTTATTATATATGCAAAAGAAGGCGATACTCTATATAATTGTTAGAATCATTATGGGATTAATGTTTATTCTTAATGTGGTTGGTATTTTTATCATTAAAGATGATGGTCAACAAAGTAGATTGGCATTTAATGCATTTCAATCATTATCATTAGTACTTGCTTCAACAATTCCAGAATTAATTGAAAAAAAGGGAAAATTAAATATCCCTGATTTCATGGAAGTTATCTTTATTATCATGTGTATATGTCATTTTGTATTAGGAGAAATAGGAAGTTTCTATATTAAATTTTCTTGGTGGGATTCAATGCTTCATACTCTTTCAGGGTCAATGATTGCTATTTTGGGATTTTCGATAGTAAACTCAGTTAATCAAGAAAAAAATAATATGATTGTTTTTCCTATTTTTGTTGCTATCTTTGCTGTATGTTTTTCAGTTACAATTGGCGTTTTATGGGAAGTTGTAGAGTTTACAATTGACCATTTGACTGGTTCTAATATGCAGCGGTATATGAATTCTACAACACTTGTACCATTTGAAGGAAGAATAGCTTTACTTGATACAATGAAAGATTTAATGCTAGATACAATTGGAGCTTGTGTCATTTCTATTATTGGTTATCTCAGCATGAAAAAAGATAAACATGCATTTCAAAGATGGACGATAAAAAGAGATCAAATTATTGATGAAATGAATAAAGCTAGTTAATTAAAAATAAATGTACTTTTAGAATAAGCATCGAAAAATGTTTAAAACTAAAAGTACTTTTTTATAATATAAATAAGATTTGATTCCTCTTTGTCAAAATCTTAGGGATGTAGTATAATATAAAAAATGATTGGAGGCGTTTTCATGGAAAAATACATCATGTCAATCGATCAAGGAACGACAAGTAGTAGAGCCATTATCTTTAATAAAAAAGGAGATATTATCTCTAAAGCACAAAAAGAATTTAAACAGATATTCCCAAAACCAGGCTGGGTTGAACACAATGCCAATGAGATTTGGTTATCTGTCTTAGCTGTCATTGCTGAAAGTTTAGTAAATGGGAATGTAGATCCTAAACAAATAGAGGCTATTGGAATAACTAATCAACGTGAAACAACTATCGTTTGGGATAAATTAACAGGACTACCAATTTATAATGCGATTGTTTGGCAGTCTAGACAAACCTCAAGTATTTGTGAGGAACTAAAAGCACAAGGGCATAGTGACTTATTTAGAAATAAAACAGGCTTATTAATTGATGCATATTTTTCAGGTACTAAAGTTAAATGGATATTAGACCATGTGGAAGGTGCAAGAGAAAAAGCAAACAAAGGTGAGTTATTATTTGGTACGATAGACACTTGGTTAATATGGAAGTTATCAGGTGGAAAAGCCCATGTAACTGATTATTCGAATGCCTCAAGAACCCTTATGTATAATATCTTTAACTTATGTTGGGATGATGAATTACTAAATATTCTTCAAGTACCTAAACAAATGTTGCCAGAAGTGAAACCATCCTCATGTGTATTTGCTCATACCGTTACCCATCACTTCTTTGGTGAAGAAATACCAATTGCTGGTGTTGCTGGGGACCAACAAGCTGCCCTTTTTGGTCAAGCATGTTTTGATAAGGGAATGGCTAAAAACACCTATGGAACTGGATGCTTTATGTTAATGAATACAGGAGAAAAAGCAATCAAATCAAATAATGGTTTATTAACAACGATTGCTTGGGGACTAGATGGTAAAGTTGAGTATGCATTAGAAGGAAGTATATTTGTTGCTGGGTCTAGTATTCAATGGTTAAGGGATGGTTTACGGATGTTTAATGAAGCATCTGATAGTGAAGCCTATGCTCAAAAGGTAAGTAGTACAGAAGGTGTTTATGTTGTACCTGCTTTTGTTGGTCTTGGAACCCCTTACTGGGATAGCGATGCTCGTGGTGCTGTTTTTGGTTTAACAAGAGGAACAACAAAGGAACATTTTATTCGAGCAACCTTAGAATCCATTGCTTATCAATCAAAAGACGTTTTGACTGCAATGGAAGAAGATTCAAATATAACATTAAAATCATTGCGAGTAGATGGTGGAGCTGTTAAGAATAATTTCTTAATGCAGTTTCAGGCAGACATTTTAGGAACCCCTGTTTTCCGACCAGTTGTGAATGAGACCACAGCATTAGGAACAGCTTATTTAGCGGGTCTAGCGGTAGGTTATTGGAATTGTAAAGAAAATATTGCTAGTTCTTGGAAAGTTGATCAAACCTTTAAATCACAAATTGAAGAGGATTCAAGAGAGAAACTGTATAATGGATGGAAAAAAGCTGTCAAAGCTACGATGATGTATAAATAAAATATAATATAAGGAGTTAATGAGATGGTTAAACAAACCATAATACCAGTGTTAAAAAGCATCAAAGATTGTGAGCGGGCAGGAGAGTATACGGATGAGTTTGTTATTGTAATGGATGTACATCTATCTCAGTTAGGTCATTGTTGCCAACTAGTTAAGCAAAATGGGAAGAAGGTTATTATCCATTTAGATCTCATTAAGGGACTTAAAAGTGATGGTTATGCTGTTGAATTTCTTATCAATGACTTAAATGTTGATGGTGTCATTTCTGTTAAAAGCTCTGTAATCGACAAAGTAAAAAAACTTGGGAAAATAGCCATTCAACGAATTTTTATTATCGATACCCAATCTTACAAAAAAAGTATTGGTTTAATAAATAGTTCTAAACCAGATTATATTGAAATGTTACCAGGGTGTTTGTTTAAGATGATTAGAAGAGTAAAAGAGGATTTAGGGGTAAATGTGATTGCTGGTGGATTAATTGAAACAGAAGACGAATATGAAGAAGCCATTAAAAGTGGTGCAACTTCAATCACTACTTCTAAGAAGCTTTTATTAAAAAAGTGTAAAAATAGAAAATAAGCATTTTCTTTTGTAGATGCATATGATATAATATAAATACAAAGTTAATAAAAAGGCGAGAGAATTTTAGAGAAGAGCCAAAAAAGATCTGTAATAGGTCTTTTTTGGCTCTTTTTTCTTAGAAAGGAAGATTAATATGTATGATGTGACGATTATAGGATCAGGAATAACAGGGTCATTTATTGCCCATAACTTAGCTAAATATCAGCTAAAAGTATTAGTTTTAGAAAAAGATGTTGAAGTAGGAGATGGGGTAACAAAAGCAAACAGTGCGATTATCCATTCAGGTTATGATCCAAAACCAGGTACTTTAAAAGCAAAATTAAATGTCTTAGGAAATAAAATGTATGAACAAGTCACAAAGGAATTAAATGTAGATTATAAAAGAATCGGCTCTTATACTTTAGCATTTAATGAATTAGAAGAAAAAGAGCTAAGAAAATTATATCAACATGGAATTGAAAATGGTGTAGAAACTTATTTAGTTGAAAAAGAAGAAATCTTGAAAAAAGAACCAAATATTAAAGATACGGTTCGTTTAGGGCTTTATGCACCAACAACAGGTATTTTAGCACCTTGGGATATGATTTATGCATTATTAGATAATGCGTTATATAATGGTGTTGAAATAAAGACAAGTAATGAAGTACTTAACATCGATAAGAAAGAAGATCATTTTGTAGTTAAAACTAATCAATCAACCTATAAGACACGTTATGTGATTAATGCTGCTGGATTATATGCTGAACATATTACACGAATGGTTACAGATAATCCTGGATTTAAAATGAATTTTACTAGAGGAGAATATTATGTATTAGATAGAGGATATGATGATTATGTGCATCATGTTATTTATCCGACGCCAACCGCTAAAGGAAAAGGGGTCTTAATTGTTCCTACGATTCATGGAAATGTGTTGTTAGGACCTACTAGCGAAAGAATTGAGGATGCTGATAGTACAGAAGTTACAAAAGTAGGACTAGAATTTGTTAAAAATCATGTCAATCAAATGATTAATAATACCCCATACAAAGGAATTATTAGAACATTCTCTGGTATAAGACCTAAAACAGATCGATTAGATTTTATTATCGAAGAATTAAATGATACACCTCAGTTTATTCAAGTCGCAGGAATTGAATCTCCAGGTCTAGCATCTGCCCCAGCAATTGCGAAAATGGTAGAAGAGATGATTTTAAATAAAGAATCATTAGAAACAAAACATGATTATAAAATTTATCCACAAAAACAAGTGAAAATAAATGAAAAACCAATTGATGAAATCAATCGCTTAATTAAACAAAATCCTAAATACGGGACAATTATCTGTCGATGTGAATCTATTACAGAAGGTGAAATCATCGATGCAATTCATAGTCCATTAGGGATAAGAACAATCGATGGCATTAAAAGAAGAGTAAGACCAGGGTCAGGACGTTGTCAAGGTGGATTTTGTCAACCTTTAATTCTAGAGATTTTAGCAAGAGAACTTAAGGTTAGTAAAACAGATATATTACTTGATAAAGAAGGTTCAAATATTTTAACCGAAGAAACGAAAATCAATGGAGGTGATGGAAATGAATAAACAATACGATGTATGTGTCATTGGTGGTGGAGCTGCTGGGATGTCTAGTGCACTTGGTGCAGTAAAAAATGGTGCCAAAAAAGTGCTATTAGTCGAAAGAGATATTGAATTAGGAGGAATCCTACAACAATGTATTCATAATGGTTTTGGTTTACATCATTTTCATGAAGAATTAACAGGTCCAGCTTATGCTGAAAGATTAAAAACTGAACTATTAGAGACAAATGTTGAAATAAAATTAGAAACAACTGTTTTAGAAATCACAAAAGATAAAACCGTACATTTAATGAATAAAGTAGATGGTTACCAAATAATCGAAGCAAAATCAATTGTTGTTGCGATTGGATGTCGTGAGCGTACAAGACATCAAATTGGAATTCCAGGAAAAAGATTTAATGGAATTATGACTGCTGGATTAGCCCAACGTTATTTGAATATTGATGGTTACTTAGTTGGAAAGAATGTATTTATCTTAGGTTCAGGTGATATTGGTTTAATTATGGCTAGACGTATGAGACTTGAAGGAGCGAATGTCTTAGGAGTTGCTGAACTGATGCCTTATTCAAATGGGTTAAATCGTAATATCGTTCAATGTTTGCATGATTACAATATCCCACTATACTTAAGTCATACAGTGACAGGCGTTAGCGGGAAAGATAGATTAGAAAAAGTAACGATATCAGAAGTGGATGAGAATTTCCAAGTTAAAGAAGGAACAAGTAAAACCTTTGAAGTAGATACCTTATTATTATCGGTTGGATTAATTCCTGAAAATAAATTATTAACAGATATTCAAGTTGAAGTAAACCCAATCACAAACGGTGCTTATGTAGATGATCAATTTCAAACGAATATCCCAGGAATCTTTGCCTGTGGAAACTCTTTACACGTTCATGATTTAGTAGATTTCGTCGCAGAAGAAAGTTTTGAAAGCGGAAAAAATGCAGCGAAATATGCCTTAAATCAAGAGAATAATCATATAAGTATTCCTGTAAAACCAGCAAGTAACGTTCGTTATGTTATTCCAAATAAAATTAAGATAAGTGATGATGAAGTAACATTTAAGTTTAGAGTAACAAAACCAATGAATAAAGGATTAATCATTGTAAAACAAGGAGATTCAGTTATAAAGGAAATTAAAAAAAGTCATCTCCTACCAGCTGAAATGGAAAGTGTCAAATTAAATAAATCATTATTTAAGCCTAATAGTCAAGATGAAATCTTTGTTGAAGTGAAAGGGGTTGAGTAATATGTTTAAAAAAGAAATGATTTGTATCGTATGTCCTAGAGGGTGTAAACTAACGGTTACTAAAGAGAATGAAGAATATCAAGTGAATGGAAATTTCTGTAAACGTGGTATTAAGTATGGAATTAGTGAGATAGTTAATCCTGTAAGACAAGTCACCTCAACTGTAAAAATAGATGGAGCAACACATAGAAGATTACCTGTTATTACAGATAGAGAAATACCAAAAGATTTAATATTTAAAGTAATGAATGAAATTAATCAAGTATCTATACAAGCACCAGTTAAATGTGGTGAGATAATTATTAAAAATGTTTTAAATACAGATGCAAATATTATCGCATCAAGAAGTATGGAAGAACTATAAAACTATTAGAGGGTGAATTGAGGTTACTCAACTCACTCTTTTATATATTTATAATTTATTTAATTTCTAGCTCCATAATATGGTATAATAATGTAATTAAGTATAAAATAAATATATATGAATCTAATTGGAGGTAAAAATGTCTATTTTCTTACACTATGGTGATATAAAAACAATCATAAAAAGATGTCCTGTGACAAGTTTATTAATATTAGTAAATTCGTTCTTTTTATTAATAACTATTATATCTGGTGGTATAGTAGAAGGTTTTAAATTTGGAAATCTAGTTCGTTTAGGAGGACTTGTTCCATCTTATGTATTTGCTGGTGAATATTATCGGTTATTTATTACTATGTTTTTACATGGTTCTGTTATTCATTATCTTTTTAATACATTTTTTGGTCTATTAATATTAGGAGCTGGTTTAGAAAAACTTATTGGTTCAATTAAATTTCTGATTATTTACCTATTCTCTGGATTAGTTTCAAGTTTATTTGTCTTAGTTTTCTCATATTCGGAAGATTTAACAATTGGAGCCTCAGGTGCAGTTTTTGGAGTACTTGGTGCATTTCTATTTATAATTTTATTTAAGAAAAATTTATTATCGTTTTCTGATAGAACTTATATTAGGAATTTACTGATTGTTAATCTAATTTTTACTTTCGTTACTCCATTTATTAGTAAATCAGGTCATTTAGGTGGCTTAATCACTGGATTTATACTTGGCTTTGTATTACTCATTAATAAAAATAATTATTATTATTAAAAGTCGATCGTTTTGATAGAGGATGTTTCAATTATTGACAAAATTTACCAAAATGTTAGAATATAATTAAGAGGGAGGGGATTTGATGATAGACAAAGAAAAAGAAAGGCTTATTTCTGATATGACTGCAAATGGTAGTAGAAGAGTTGTTTCTCGAATTATTGATTTTATTTTTCAATTAATTTTAATGTCACCAATTTTCATATGGTTACTTTTAACTGGTAAGG from Mycoplasmatota bacterium carries:
- the glpK gene encoding glycerol kinase GlpK, coding for MEKYIMSIDQGTTSSRAIIFNKKGDIISKAQKEFKQIFPKPGWVEHNANEIWLSVLAVIAESLVNGNVDPKQIEAIGITNQRETTIVWDKLTGLPIYNAIVWQSRQTSSICEELKAQGHSDLFRNKTGLLIDAYFSGTKVKWILDHVEGAREKANKGELLFGTIDTWLIWKLSGGKAHVTDYSNASRTLMYNIFNLCWDDELLNILQVPKQMLPEVKPSSCVFAHTVTHHFFGEEIPIAGVAGDQQAALFGQACFDKGMAKNTYGTGCFMLMNTGEKAIKSNNGLLTTIAWGLDGKVEYALEGSIFVAGSSIQWLRDGLRMFNEASDSEAYAQKVSSTEGVYVVPAFVGLGTPYWDSDARGAVFGLTRGTTKEHFIRATLESIAYQSKDVLTAMEEDSNITLKSLRVDGGAVKNNFLMQFQADILGTPVFRPVVNETTALGTAYLAGLAVGYWNCKENIASSWKVDQTFKSQIEEDSREKLYNGWKKAVKATMMYK
- a CDS encoding glycerol-3-phosphate responsive antiterminator; translation: MVKQTIIPVLKSIKDCERAGEYTDEFVIVMDVHLSQLGHCCQLVKQNGKKVIIHLDLIKGLKSDGYAVEFLINDLNVDGVISVKSSVIDKVKKLGKIAIQRIFIIDTQSYKKSIGLINSSKPDYIEMLPGCLFKMIRRVKEDLGVNVIAGGLIETEDEYEEAIKSGATSITTSKKLLLKKCKNRK
- a CDS encoding NAD(P)/FAD-dependent oxidoreductase, whose amino-acid sequence is MYDVTIIGSGITGSFIAHNLAKYQLKVLVLEKDVEVGDGVTKANSAIIHSGYDPKPGTLKAKLNVLGNKMYEQVTKELNVDYKRIGSYTLAFNELEEKELRKLYQHGIENGVETYLVEKEEILKKEPNIKDTVRLGLYAPTTGILAPWDMIYALLDNALYNGVEIKTSNEVLNIDKKEDHFVVKTNQSTYKTRYVINAAGLYAEHITRMVTDNPGFKMNFTRGEYYVLDRGYDDYVHHVIYPTPTAKGKGVLIVPTIHGNVLLGPTSERIEDADSTEVTKVGLEFVKNHVNQMINNTPYKGIIRTFSGIRPKTDRLDFIIEELNDTPQFIQVAGIESPGLASAPAIAKMVEEMILNKESLETKHDYKIYPQKQVKINEKPIDEINRLIKQNPKYGTIICRCESITEGEIIDAIHSPLGIRTIDGIKRRVRPGSGRCQGGFCQPLILEILARELKVSKTDILLDKEGSNILTEETKINGGDGNE
- a CDS encoding FAD-dependent oxidoreductase; the protein is MNKQYDVCVIGGGAAGMSSALGAVKNGAKKVLLVERDIELGGILQQCIHNGFGLHHFHEELTGPAYAERLKTELLETNVEIKLETTVLEITKDKTVHLMNKVDGYQIIEAKSIVVAIGCRERTRHQIGIPGKRFNGIMTAGLAQRYLNIDGYLVGKNVFILGSGDIGLIMARRMRLEGANVLGVAELMPYSNGLNRNIVQCLHDYNIPLYLSHTVTGVSGKDRLEKVTISEVDENFQVKEGTSKTFEVDTLLLSVGLIPENKLLTDIQVEVNPITNGAYVDDQFQTNIPGIFACGNSLHVHDLVDFVAEESFESGKNAAKYALNQENNHISIPVKPASNVRYVIPNKIKISDDEVTFKFRVTKPMNKGLIIVKQGDSVIKEIKKSHLLPAEMESVKLNKSLFKPNSQDEIFVEVKGVE
- a CDS encoding DUF1667 domain-containing protein codes for the protein MFKKEMICIVCPRGCKLTVTKENEEYQVNGNFCKRGIKYGISEIVNPVRQVTSTVKIDGATHRRLPVITDREIPKDLIFKVMNEINQVSIQAPVKCGEIIIKNVLNTDANIIASRSMEEL
- a CDS encoding rhomboid family intramembrane serine protease, translating into MSIFLHYGDIKTIIKRCPVTSLLILVNSFFLLITIISGGIVEGFKFGNLVRLGGLVPSYVFAGEYYRLFITMFLHGSVIHYLFNTFFGLLILGAGLEKLIGSIKFLIIYLFSGLVSSLFVLVFSYSEDLTIGASGAVFGVLGAFLFIILFKKNLLSFSDRTYIRNLLIVNLIFTFVTPFISKSGHLGGLITGFILGFVLLINKNNYYY